The Hordeum vulgare subsp. vulgare chromosome 4H, MorexV3_pseudomolecules_assembly, whole genome shotgun sequence genomic interval AATAAGCTACCGAAATTTAACCAAATAAATGACAAAGCCAAAGAGGAAGAAGTGCATACCCCGTCGTTTTTGCATTTGAAGAATACCCATCCGAGGTGTTGCCGTGTGCTGGATGTGAGCCGCAACACTGTTTGTAGGCAATCGTCGCATTGTACGAGCGGCATCGGCAAGCCGGCGAGCCGCTGCTCGACCACCGAGCCCGGGCGACGGCCGGAAGAGTCCTTGACGGCGAACCGACGTCGGCGACTAGAGGATGAACCAGTGCCTGCATGCGGCACTGGCGCTTTGTCGGGGCTGTGCTGGATGCTCCCCAACCAATCCATGGCTTTGGCGCAACCGCCGATGGTCGGAAAAGCCAAATCCGATGGCCGTGAGAAAACAGCCGCCGATCTGCAAATTTCCGGCTAGCCGAGGCACGAGGGGCGTGGGGGAAGTCGATCTAGGGCCTCCGGCGGCCCGCCGGCATGATCCCGATGGCTGGTATGGCCGGAATCGAAGGCGGCGTCCTGCGGCGATGGGTGGCGGAaaagcgcgggctgaaatgtcccatCAACCAACCGCTCTAGATATATACACGGCATCGACGGGATGGAGGGGAGAACCTGCGTTTTCGGGGGTCGAGGTGCGCattttgccgcgccccgcaaaaaaAATTACGAATCAGACGCGGTTGCGGGATCTGGTCTGACAACATTTTCCGCTCCGACCCGTATTTTAACGGTTATTTTATGGATTGGGCATTATACggggtgtgctagagatgctcttacatgAGGAAATGTTAGAGGTTCTTTTAGGGTGAAAAACTTATTAACAACTCTCAAGTTTTCGTAGGTAGCGAGAAATAAGCTCAGATAACTTGTCAtaatactactatcactactactacgtACTCAAAAAGTACGGTATAAGATATGATGTATGTCAGGAAAAACTTTAGAACACTAACTATTTCTAGGAATTATGGCGAGTTAAGATCTAACAACCGGTCAGTAGTTAGTTGCTCATGTAGTACAATCAGCAATGCCAGCGGTAAACTTTTCGCACATGAGTGTTATGATTGAGGGCAATGGATAAGAATGTACAATAATCAAACCCTGTGGCGGCAGTACTTACGCAGGACAACAATAAATAAACTCTGCTGTCTGATCCCAAGCAGGATTCACTTTCACAAGTACAATAATTTTATGATCACAATAACAAAATCACATGCAAGAGGCATAATTTAAGGGGGGAACGACAATGGGTATGCATAAAAAAAATCCTTTAATATTGTTAGTTgatcaagtacaatgttgaggggATCAAAATAACTACAAGATTGGTGAAGGGAAAATAGTACAACTAAGtaacagaagaagaaaaaacaggaaaaaggGGAGCACAGATCCTCCCTCCTTATCCTTCCACCTTTCTCATCCTCTTAACAAAGAATGAATTGAACTGAACAAAAGAATCTGAAGCTCTTCTTTTTTAGCACAATTGCAGAGAATTGTGAGTTAGTGGTGGTCACTGCAGATCTCAGTTCATGGAAtgaatcatcttcttcttccatcatcatcatcatcatgtacAATTTGCCAAAGAAATACCCTTTCCTTTGGTTAAATTCACAAGGAGAGAGAACCCTGGCTTAAAAGAATAGTTGGTGAGTAGATATTACAACAATTTTCGGTCGGTCAATACTTCTTGTACCTTTTTTTTTTATgtagtatatatatttttttctacTATCTTCCTTAACCTCCTTTCAATGGGCTGACTGGCTGACTTACTGACTTTATACAAAAGCTGGGATGGTTTCTTAAGAGACCATTTGCTGAGATGGGAGTTATTAGGTGAGCAGGCGAGCCTCAGCCAGTGGGGGCGTCTTAGGCTGGAGCTTGGCCTGCTGCTGGGACCAATAGGACTGGGCCGCAAGGACCCGGTCGAGCAGATCCTGCGGCACCGGCTCACCGCGCCGCTGCTGGGGCGAGATGCTCGCCGTGTGCACCAGCGTCTTCCATTTGTCCTGTTGACATGATGAGAATTTTGACACGGTTAGAACATGCCAGTTCAAACTTTACCATCTTCATTCATCAAATTTGACCAAAGAATGGATTCTAGTCAAGTTGCCTACAGGCGCAATGCTGAGCAGCCAAGAAGCTTCTGCTTTAGTAAACGAACGAAAGGCTATCTCATCCTTTGATGAGACTTTTTCTAAAGTCCCACCGTTGGTTAGTTGACGTGCAAGAGTGGGTTGCTTTTATTTCTAGGTGAACCATTCTGGTACTACTGCTGCCCACTTGACCCTTCCAAACAACAAAGTTGATGCGTGAGGACAGCACTAACCGAATCATAAGAACGGACACAAGGTTGGTTTTCCAGAAAGAAAGAGCCTAACTACAATCTTCTAGTGTCTATTAACACAAAAGCAGTATGGTCACACTGGCCTTCATGGTAAGGAGCCTAAAACCCACAAGCACCAAACTGTTTCCTTTGTGAGTCAGCCAAGTTGCCCAAACCCCGAAATTAGCTTTTGCCACAGGAGTTAAAATAGTCTAGCCAAACATCATACAAATTTAATAATGTTTGACAGCTATGTGCTTATTTGATCTAATTTGACATAAAAAGACTTATTAAGTCAAAGTAAAGTATTTGACAGTAATTACCTTAAGATCAACATAGGTCCGATGCTTGGCATTATCAAAAGCACGAAGTTTAACATCTCGCCATCTACATGAAGTCCCACAGTTAGTCAGAAACAAAACAGAGTTTTTTCAATGCCAGGTTGAACAGGGAAATAAGATGTGTACCTTCCAGTTCCAAGCTTTTCGACTGCAAGCACAAGTGCTTCCACTTCAGCAACAGAGAACGGACGTCTGATTCGACGCTGCCCCTGTTCCGCTGATCTCTTCGCCTTGTTTGCTGGAACTATCGCCCCTGCGCTGGAATCTACGGGTGTAACTGGAACAATAGCTCGCGAGTTTGCTGAAGCTTTCTCAGGTGAGGAGATGCCCCCAGGAGAGTGCACTGAATCATGATCATTCCCCTGGTAATTAGCTGTCAAGGGTGTCAATGCAAGCTCCTGTGAGGCATCGACTTCGCCGTGCTTGGAAGACGAGTCCGCAGGTGCGATCCTGCATTCAATAAAGTGCACCAATCAGACTCAGGTTACCAAAGTTGAAGGTTTATATCAAATTACAGAAAATCAACCATTATTTTAGAGCATAACTTGATACCTTGCTAGGGGTTCAGTAGTTTCAACAGTTTCTAGGAATTCAATATCTTCAGGAGCTGCAACTTGTGATGAATGCCGTGTACAGTTGGGTTCAAGTGAAAAGCCTATGTTGTCCAGCATATCATCATGACCAATCCCAGCTTGTATTAGGGTTTTGCTATCATCCCTGATTTTCTTTCCATGGTGAAGAACACCCACACGCAGACCACCTCCAAGCATGGCATTTACTGCCTCCAGAACAGTTTTCTGCATCGAAAATACATATTAAACCACAGGAATAACCGTCGAGGGGAAAAGGAAATCCTTCCAGCGTCTTTTCATGGGTATGAACAAATAAAAAAACAAGATCAGAATGTCTGAAAATACCTTCAGTGAACCAACAGAAGCAGTTTCTGGGATCTCAATTAGAAGTTCAGGCACCTTGAAAGATTTGATCTTAAGTTTCACTGGAAAAAAATAAGGATATTTAACTAATAATTCAGGATAACAAAATAAAAATTGAAGTTACTGTACTTACCATGGCAATCGTTCGATTTACAGGATCCATGGAATGGCGTTGAGTTGCTGCCCTTGTTTGCTGCAGAAGAAAAATGTTGCACCGAAATAAGCTACAAGACAGAGAGAAACGGCATTGAAGAGGAGCAGACAGGTGCAAGCAAAACAAACCTTCCAAAGAAGCAGCATGTGGTTCTCTTGCATTAACCTTTGTGGTTCTCTTTGCATTTGattttgcaaattcttcaggcATTAGAGTTGAATGACGATCCAACATCTTCCTTCGCTTAAATGTACTCCTTTGGGTCCTTTGCCGCGTATAATACATTTTCTTGTTTCGGAAAGAAGGCTTCCGGTCAGCATCTGGCAGGAAAAATGAATTCAAGTGAGGTTAAGCTGGTTTAAACATGTATGCCAACAACGGAGTGCTACTTGAAAGGCAAAGTATAGCGAGATAACACAATGCTCACCACTATAGGAAAGATCTCCTTTGTGCATTCTGGCAGGAGCAACTTTCCTGTACTTACAGGCGAGGAACTTCTTCACCCTACTTTGATCAGCTGTACAATTGGGCCTGAAGCCCCTGTTAGTGGCGGTGCTTGAATGTGTGCACCCGGAAgatttatcatcatcatcatcattctctCTATCTACAGAACACTCTGCTCCTCCTTTCGGACCCCTCGGAAAGGATACCGACCTGTGAATTTTGCCACCGTATAACGGCATCTCGCCGGTGCTGTCAGAGCTGACCAAAGGAGGCGGCTTCACATCAACATCCATGGGGTCGAGAAGATTGTACATGTCAGGGGCGTTCTTGTTGAAGGCTGCTGCGGCCAATGCCATCACATTTGCCGCTGCATCCCCAGTGAAGGCCCCTGACTCCACGGATTCAGGCGACCACCTATCCGCGATCGCCCCGAAATTACTACCCAAGTCAGCCTTGGTACAGCTTATCATCGAGGGCTCCTTGTCCACAGCCTCAGACTTTGCCTTTGGAACCTCATTCAGATCCTCCCCCTTCCGAGCGTGGTGATCCGCCAGTCTCTGAGACGCAATGTGGGAGATCAACGCGCTCTCATTGCAGCTGTcctggtccatcacatcattcttgagGTGCTTCCCCTCCTCATCGCACTGCTCTTGCTTCACGCAGACATCCTTGGCAGAGGCAGCGAGGACAGGGGAGCCGGCGCTCATGTTCCCCAGCGAGCCCTCGCCCTCATCGAGCAGCTTGCCGGCCACCGTCGCGAGAAGGTCAAACGCGCACATCGCCTGGCCCTGGCTCTCCTTCTTCCTAACTGATCTCTTGCCCTGCACATTTCAAGAAACAAGAAGAGACGCCATCGCTGTCAGACTCGCCAACCGGAGCAGCAAGACCAAATTTAGACGCTGAAAGGCGCGTGCGGCATTACCCTCGCGGATTTCGGGACGCGCGGCATCTCCGCGACGTGGCTTCCGCCGCACGACTCCATCTCCGACGACGTCCTCTTCTGGAACACCATTCTTCTTGCGCCTCGTTCCGGTTGCTTGTAATTTACAGAGTTAACAACCGGTGGTTGCGCTGTTCATGGCTTGTCACAGAACACAGATCTGCAAATAAATTATTAAAATCCCATTAGCAATTATAACAACAAAAGATACGTGGCTGCTATAGTACAAAAAGGAAAGATCATTCGTTGGGATCTCCGCAACAAGTCAGGATAAATCTCGGATAAACCCCTGATTAATTAAACAGGGGACGATCATAGTTAGCAGTGCAATTAACTAGAAAAAAATTGGAATCCCAAAACCCCAGGCCGGGCGTGGAGCGCCCGGAATGATGAGAATTTTTTAAACCGACTGCGCTCCAAGAGCGCGTAAAACCCAAATTGATTTCATCAAAAGAACACATGAAATGGAGAGAATTCGTACTTGCTCTCGTGATCCAAATTACTAAGCGGAGAGAACAATTTTTCGGTTGAAATGGTTTCGCCGCCGTATTAAATGCACCCAGGAAAATAAATTCGCCGGGCCGGGCAAACCAAACCAGCACGCCAAGCGATCAAAGAGAAAAGCCTTTAAAAAACTCACATGCATCGGAATCCGTGAAGATTAAGCAACTGCCAAAAGGAAAGCGGGCTCGTCGGTTAAAAAAATAAAGAGGGAAAGAAGAGCAAGCCCACTGGCTGGAAACCAAGCAAGAATTCTCAAATCGCCGGGCGCCAGATCGGATCTTGGCGCATAATTCCCGCAATTCGACGCGCAATTCGTCCGAAATGGGGCGGGCTGAGACCAACGGCTGGAAATGCGCGACCTCCCGCTCGAAATTGGCTGAATTCCCCCCATGGGCGGCGTCAGAACCCGCCGATCACGCCAGAGCAACGGAGTTCCAGGCAGGAATGGACCCGAGACCTCCCCGGAGGCCGGAAGAAAACCCCAGTTCCCCGAATTCCCCAAACCGAAGCAACGAACGCGAGCCCCGGCGGCAGAGGCTCGCAATTCAGCACAATTCGACGGAATCCCGGCGCCGGACTCACCTCACAGGCAGAGATCCACGCCGGCCTCCGATCGCCCCCCACCAACCGGCCCCGGATCACCGTGCGGGGCTCCGCGGCGGAACCCTCCGGCGAGATCCCGCACCCaacaggcaggcaggcaggcaggcaacCGCGCGCTGGATTATTCCTCCTCCCTcgcttcccttcccttcccttcccgTCCCTGGCCTTGGCTTCTCTCTTGTGGCTTgtccctttttatttattttccctctcccctcctcctcctcctccggttcTCGGATGTGTGGTGTGGTTtggccaaaacccctcaaaaccaacCCCCCTTCTTAAACCCCCCCAACCCCCCGCCACCTGCTGCTCCCTGTTAAACCCCCACGCGCCCACCGCCTGCACCCGGTCGCCCACACGCCAACGACCGCTTCCTCCACCCGCCACCGTCCACCTGTTGCCTATCTCTCATCCAACGAGAGCCGGCGCCCTCCCACGCGAGGGAGCGGGTGCGGTTCCTTTTCCCTACAGGCGCGAGTGGTTTCCGCGACCCCGCTGCCCGGCGCCACGTGGCTTCGATCCGGGCCGTCGGTTGCTTCTGAGCGTCCGCCGCCGTTGGATCCCGGGCGGTCCTTGAGTCTCTCGTGGCCACGAACGCGAGGAGTGATCCCTGTTAATCGCTGGGGGTTTAGGGAGGAGATTAGCGGGACGTTTTTAGCAATGCCGAAATGGAAACGTGGGCGAAATAATTAGGTTGGGGGATTAATTTGGGAGGCCTcggatttttctcttttttccctCTTGGGGTTTTTGAGAGGCTGCGCGTGTGGTGCTGGTGGAGGAGAATGTTCAGGGGTGATGCTCGAAAAGGTGCCAAGATTCCGGAGCTTCTTCGGGGCAGGGCAGCAGGGCCGGATAATTTTTAGATAACAAGTTGGTGGCCTTTGTGGTTTTGGAGGGCGCGCAATGCTCAAGAAAATCACGCATGCCATCCCAAGTTTTAGAACGGTGCactaaataatactccctccgtccctaaatatttgtctttttaaagatttcattacgAACTACATACGTATATATAAGCATAatttaaaatataaatttattcatttttcttcgcatgtagTCCGCGGTTGTAATTAAAAAGCcgaatatttagaaacggagggattaATAATCTCGAGAACGTTGGCTtagtttttaaatatattttcatcgttcctaaatatagatctttttaaagatttcgctacgaactatatacagatgtatataaacatgttttaaagtatagattcattcattttgtattGGATGTAGTACGTACTGAAATATCCAAAAAAAActcatatttaaaaacggaggaagtatcGGATAAAAATATATTATATAGAAGTGCTTAATGTCTTTTATTCACCATACATGTCGTTTCTGTAATTAAAGTATTTTTACATACATTGTTCATGAAGAAATACGTTAGATTATGCTATGTATAGTGGCCCAAGATCAGAAGATGAGTAAATATTTTCTTCTTTTACCATGTCTGATGGGACCAAAATTCATTGAACTAgcataataataaaaaaaaactAGTTAATTCAAATTAACTTGTACAATTAAAGCCAATTTAATTACTACGCCAGTTAGAGAAAATAGCTTGTTAATCCTAATGGCTTTCCAAATGTATAGTTTGTTTCAAAATAATTATGTACTCGTATTTCCTAAAACTAGACCAAGTCCAAAAAAAACCGGTAACCCTTATAGAAGTAAATCAGGTATAAATGTTACATTTAGCATATGTTTCACCCTATAAGACTATTCAATTGTATAAATCCGAGCTAAACCCTTATGTTTTAAATCTGGCTAATGTactaagaaaaggaagaagaaactgTAAGAAGACACATCTTCCACATCTAAATAGTTAGTCTTCACTAATCTATTTCTCTCAACATGCAGGCATGCCACCTCATCATTTAGCATGGATGCAAAAAGGCCGATCTTAACATGCACCCATGCACAAATAAAAGCTACCCCAACATGCCAACATGCATGCGAATTTTCATTTCATATTTAATAAATATTTATAACTATATAGTAATTTTACGTACTAAATCATTTGTATTTTCAATTTTGGTTCTCATATTATTTTAAATATTCATGTTCCATACAATCAAATCTCATTAATATATATTGTAAAATATTCGGGGTCTTATCTAATCTCTAAAGAGGCATTCCCGATGCATCATATCTTAAGCTATATCATATGCATTTAGATATATCTCTTCTAATATATTATATCAAATTGTTGCATCAAAAAATACGACTAAAAAATCAGCCATTGAAGTTGGGTTTAGTACATGGGTCGGTGGCGGTTGCCCATTTTGCCTGAAGGCAGGTGTTAAATATGTTAGAAAAATAGCTTGTTAGTACTACAAAAACTTCTACTATTAAATTTAAATTAATTACTACTAATTAGAGAGAATAACTTGTTAATACTTAATGACGCTTCAAATGTATTGTCTCTCTCAGAATAAATATGAACTCTTATTTCCTAAAGCTAGACCAATCCCAATACTTTTTTATTTGTAACCCTTATATAAGTAAATCAACTATAAATGTTACATTTAGCATATTTCATGCTACAAAGATGGCAAATACTCAACTGTATAAATGCAAGCCAAAACACTGAAAAAACAATATGGCTAGATGGATAAGAAGAATAAAAATATGTAAGAAGACATCGATATGTTCCTAAATGGGCAGTTCCAAAGGATCATATCCTATATGATATGCATTGAATATGTAGCCACATATCGCTCCTCTAATTGATTGTATCATATTGTCGTATCTAAAAAACCTCTAGTTTAATGAGTTTTGTGAGTGTAAATGTATGATTTGTCTTGGTTTTGGTACTAAGAGTTATATCTAGCTTAAAATATGATAACTCACTCTTCTCTTATTAAATATGGCGCCGCATTAGGTTTTGCTTAGGTTTCATGATAAGATTTAGTCTAGGACGAAGGACTCGGATTGCCCGAACGGAAATCTATGTAGTAATTAATTGGTACTAAAGCCATCAAGTGTGCTCGGAGATGTTctcttttggaaaaatgataatggACCCTTTAATAATCCAAAAAAGATCTACTTGATGGTAAATTAAAGTCTAATGAAAATCCCGACTTGTTGGTTGGGTAACTCGTGTGGCCAACCGACGTCCTATTTTTCTTGCTACCAAGTGACCTCAATCCTCTCGCCTTTGTTAAATGAGGTTATCGGGTAAAGCCCGTTCGGCCGAGGACGACAAGGATCCATGGGTGGCTTTGTGTACTCCCAATAGTTGTGGCATTAGCGGGTGATGCAAATTCAAGGGTGACAATGAAAAACAAGGTAAGTGGAGCATTATGGCGATGATGAGAGGTGATCATGGTTTAGCAATCTACCAATAGTAGCCTAGGTATGTCCAGCTATGGCGCCTTGTCGGCGAGTTGAGTGGTGTCGACTGATAAGCCACAAGTGTCAGTGACCAATTGTAGATTGTTTTTGATAaatatagtgtcgaacccaagaaGGAGCACTAGAAACTGCTTGATGGAAAGTAGCAAGAAATCATTTTAAAAGTGACCTCAAAAACCTAACATTCTTTGCAGCTTTTAAAAGGATTTCTAAGGCTACTGTTATACTGCAGGTGAAGAGTTACAAGAATGTAAACTGTAACAAAAGTATAATGGTGCAATAAGTGTCTCAATCTTAACTATGCTAGGTACATGTGAGTTATATTGCTTATAAGGATAAAATCGTTCTCGAGAACGATGGGAAATTTCACCTACTTTCATTGACTTTAGTTTTGCCTCCATAAGTGTTGTGTGGTGCGGCCTAAACATATGCATTATTCTTACTTGAAAAATACATACTTATGATTATACCTTACATGTAATCATGTGCAAATACAAGAGAATAACTAAGATAAGTTCTAACACTAGAACTGACTTTGGGTTCTAATTACTCATTATGCACTAGTTCATAAACTCACGGCATGGTTGCCACTTCGGCCATCCATCCAAGGCAAACTTATCACATAATACTCTCCTATGGGCCCTTAAAAATAAAGTGATACCTCGTCGATGTTCGTACATCATCACTAGAGAATTACAACACGACATAGTATCAAAACAATGAACTTTACTCAATTTTACATGCTTACTTGAAACAAGGTTTCTTCCAAGTCCTCAGGAACGTAGCGGACTACTCGCAAGACATCATATTGATCATGATGGCGGTGATGATATGATAAACAATCTATACATACAAATATTTCATCAATCAAACCTATAAGAACCAACTACTACAAGCAATATTTAACACAAGGAAATGCTCCCAACAACAAATTTGAGGTAATAGTTTATAGATTGAAAATTAGGGTTGGAGATGTTAACGAAACATGGTGATGGTGAagatgaagctaatgatgatgatcgcaTGATGAACGGAGTGTTGGTGTACATCAATGGCTTAAAATTCCCCCACCTagatgttggggaatgttgcatgggaaacaaaaaaatcctatgcacacgaagacctatcatggtgatgtccatctacgagtggagattggatctacgtacccttgtatatcgcacaacaggaagtgttaagaaacgcggttgatgtagcggaacgtcttcacgtccctcgaaccgtcccacgaaccgtcccgcgatccgtcccacgatccgttccgatctagcgccgaacggacgacacctccgcgttcaccacacgtacagctcgacgatgatctcggccttcttgatccagcaagcaatacgaagaagtagatgagttctccggcagcatgacggcgctccggtggtggtgatgatctactcctgcacggctccgcccgagctccacagaaatccgatctagaggtgaaactgtgtggtataggctagagttgcacgtggcaaagttgtgtctcaaaaagccctaaaccaccactatatataggagagagggggaggggctagccttgagggacaactccctcaaggtgcgccgtccgccaggaggaggaggactcgtcctccaattcagtttgggaaggaggagtcctccttttccttcccacctccctctttcctttttcttttcttttggaattttcttatgtggcgccatggactccttgggctgactccaccagcccactaaggacttgtggcgccaccctagggccttgggctcactcccgggtgggtgggaccctcccggtgaacacccgaaacccatttgtcactcccggtacaatgccggaattgcccgaaactttccggtgaccaaatgaaaccatcctatatatcaatcttcatttccggaccattccggaaacccttgtgacgtccgtgatctcatccaggacaccgaacaacattcagtaaccacacatataactcaactatactaaaacatcatcgaaccttaagtgtgcagaccctgcgggttcgagaactatgtagacatgccccgaggcactcctcgatcaatatccaatagcgggacttggatgcccatattggatcctacatattctccgaagatcttatcggttgaaacctcagtgtcaaggattcatataatcccgtatgtcattccctttgtccttcggtatgttacttgcccgagattccatcatcggtatccgcatacctatttcaatctcgttaccggcaagtctctttactcgttccgtaatacgagatcccgtgacttacacttagtcacattgcttgcaaggcttgtgtgtgatgttgtattaccgagtgggccccgagatacgtctccgtcacacggagtgacaaatcccagtcttgatccatactaactaaatggacaccttcggagatacctgtagagcaccttatagtcaaccagttacgttgcaacgtttgatgcacacaaggtattcctccggtgccagtgagttatatgatctcatggtcataggaacaaatacttgacacgcagaaaacaatagcaatataatgacacgatcaatatgctacgttcatagtttgggtctagtccatcacatgattctcctaatgacgtgatccagttatcaagtgacaacacttgcatatagtcagaaaaccttgactatcattgatcaactggctagccaactagaggcttgctagggacattgttttgtctatgtatccacacatgtatttatgttttcattcaatacaattatagcatggataataaacgattatctttaaacaggaaatataataataactatttatcattgcctctagggcatatttccaatagtctcccacttgcactagagtcaataatctagtcctcacatcgccatgcgatttacattgtaataaatctaacacccatacacttcttgtgttgatcatg includes:
- the LOC123449022 gene encoding telomere repeat-binding protein 5-like produces the protein MVFQKRTSSEMESCGGSHVAEMPRVPKSARGKRSVRKKESQGQAMCAFDLLATVAGKLLDEGEGSLGNMSAGSPVLAASAKDVCVKQEQCDEEGKHLKNDVMDQDSCNESALISHIASQRLADHHARKGEDLNEVPKAKSEAVDKEPSMISCTKADLGSNFGAIADRWSPESVESGAFTGDAAANVMALAAAAFNKNAPDMYNLLDPMDVDVKPPPLVSSDSTGEMPLYGGKIHRSVSFPRGPKGGAECSVDRENDDDDDKSSGCTHSSTATNRGFRPNCTADQSRVKKFLACKYRKVAPARMHKGDLSYSDADRKPSFRNKKMYYTRQRTQRSTFKRRKMLDRHSTLMPEEFAKSNAKRTTKVNAREPHAASLEANKGSNSTPFHGSCKSNDCHVKLKIKSFKVPELLIEIPETASVGSLKKTVLEAVNAMLGGGLRVGVLHHGKKIRDDSKTLIQAGIGHDDMLDNIGFSLEPNCTRHSSQVAAPEDIEFLETVETTEPLARIAPADSSSKHGEVDASQELALTPLTANYQGNDHDSVHSPGGISSPEKASANSRAIVPVTPVDSSAGAIVPANKAKRSAEQGQRRIRRPFSVAEVEALVLAVEKLGTGRWRDVKLRAFDNAKHRTYVDLKDKWKTLVHTASISPQQRRGEPVPQDLLDRVLAAQSYWSQQQAKLQPKTPPLAEARLLT